GCCGAAGCTCTCATTTTCGCCGTTAACCACCGTGACCCGAATAAATTAGTTTTATTCGACAAAGGTTCTCCTACTAAATCTGGTAAGCTTAAATTTTGGCACAACCAAGTTGGTCAACCTGGAAACGGTTTCTTTGATTCGAACGGGAATATTCTTCTGCGGGTTCAGCTTCAGTTATTGCCGTAAGTTTGAGACTAATTTAAGTTAGTACGAATAAACTCTAAACGTACACCCATTGAATAATTTGTTCTGTTCTGTTGTTGTTTTTTGATGTACAGCTACGGCCCTGACCGGGAGGAGACATCTTTCCATTCTTTGCACAGGCAATTCCGCCTACAACTCTATTGGATCAAGAAGAAAGTGATTGACAAGTCATTTTCTAAACTGTTTGCATCTCATACAACCTACGTAGAAAAGGAATCACGTTCTGCTGATTGGGAGAGGTATATAACATgttattaattttatgaattttactTAAATTAGCAGCAAAATGACACCTGTTATTTGTGCAGTTATCTGAAAGATTCAAGTCAGGAGTTAAAAGTGAGCAAAAAAAGATTATGGGAATACTTAtggaaatattttaataatgatTATTGTTTGATTGATATCATTAAGCAtggaatgaagaaaacaaagtCTTTTTTAAATCTAGTGGAAGCAGCTGACTATCACCTATCGGGTCCTCTTGGTGAATTCGTTGCCAAGCCTAAATACTTACCTATCCAAGAGTTAACCGAGGATTTGACACTGAATAatgtattgaaatttgaaaaggaCTTGGTAAGAAGTGGCTGGAATgtgtttctatttatttttctgaaGCTCACATTACATGACAGCTTTTTGAAGTTTCGTAAACAAACTGGACAACAAACCAATCAGGAAACTGAACATGTTCCAGCTCCAGGAGTTGACAGTGGTGGTTCTGCCAAAATTGAACATGTTTCAGCTCCAGCTGATAGTGTTGGTTGTTCCGAAACTAAAGCTGATGTTCCCGACAAGGGTGGTTCTGCGGCAGATATGATTTATGAAAACCAAGCTGGTGTGGACATTAAAGAATTATACTATGAGGTACTAGTTCCTGGCATTGCTGCTCTTGGTACAACATTAAACGAGGGTGTGAACAAGATAAGGGAAAAACATCACTTCACCCGTGAAGTATCAGTTATGGTAGATAGTTTGTTCACTAACGTCCAAGAAAATGCTTTGGAGGTATTTAATCAGGAAGTGAATAATAGCAGAATTGATGATCACAAGTTTGACGTGCAAAGTATAAAGTTCAAACCAAAGCCTACCGTaagttcttatttttttattgtatatcttatttatttattttaaatttcagcGAGGTGTCAATCTAGTGTCGCTTCACTTGGTTTGGTTATTAGACTCCACCTGACAGACATCACTGTGTTTATTTCTAACCTTAAGAACATGGCAGGCTACCATCATGGTAGCTAGCCTtcaatcttatttatttattttgttgttgttgtaggCTAAGATCAAAGATGACACAGAATTGGAAGCCGAAGCCCGCAGGATTGGGAGATTGGGGGAAAAGTATGCATATGAATATTACAAGGACAGATACAATAATGTCCTCTGGgtgaatgaagatgatgaagtaTTTCAACCATTTGACTTGACTGGTTTTGATAAGAAAAACAATTCCAAATTTTTTATCGAAGCCAAGGCCACCATtcataaaagaaagaaatggtTTCATATTTCCCCGGCTGAGTATCATTGGGCTATGAAGAAACAGTCAAATTATATTATTGCTCATGTTTACATAGATGAGAAGGAGGGGGCAGAACCAAAATTCACGGTGACAGAATTTATTAATCCTACTGGTCGTAATAGTTTGCTAAAACTCTGTATGAGGTACAAGTAATTGTAATGACTGTTGACATATTGTGTCAAATTAAACATTGCCAACCTGGCTATATTTGGTGCATGCATCTGTCTAACTTCCTTTTCCtaattagtatttatttatcataTCATAGTATTTATTTATCACCTTATTATTACTATGAtatgataaataaatactaattaGGAAAAGGAAGTTAGACAGATGCATGCACCAAATATAGCCAGGTTGGCAATGTTTAATTTGACACAATATGTCAACAGTCATTACAATTACTTGTACCTCATACAGAGTTTTAGCAAACTATGCACCAAATATAGCCAGGTTGGCAATGTTTAATTTGACACAATATGTCAACAGTCATTACAATTACTTGTACCTCATACAGAGTTTTAGCAAACTATTACGACCAGTAGGATTAATAAATTCTGTCACCGTGAATTTTGGTTCTGCCCCCTCCTTCTCATCTATGTAAACATGAGCAATAATATAATTTGACTGTTTCTTCATAGCCCAATGATACTCAGCCGGGGAAATATGAAaccatttctttcttttatgaATGGTGGCCTTGGCTTCGATAAAAAATTTGGAATTGTTTTTCTTATCAAAACCAGTCAAGTCAAATGGTTGAAATACCTCATCATCTTCATTCACCCAGAGGACATTATTGTATCTGTCCTTGTAATATTCATATGCATACTTTTCCCCCAATCTCCCAATCCTGCGGGCTTCGGCTTCCAATTCTGTGTCATCTTTGATCTTAGcctacaacaacaaaataaataaataagattgaAGGCTAGCTACCATGATGGTAGCCTGCCATGTTCTTAAGGTTAGAAATAAACACAGTGATGTCTGTCAGGTGGAGTCTAATAACCAAACCAAGTGAAGCGACACTAGATTGACACCTCgctgaaatttaaaataaataaataagatatacaataaaaaaataagaacttACGGTAGGCTTTGGTTTGAACTTTATACTTTGCACGTCAAACTTGTGATCATCAATTCTGCTATTATTCACTTCCTGATTAAATACCTCCAAAGCATTTTCTTGGACGTTAGTGAACAAACTATCTACCATAACTGATACTTCACGGGTGAAGTGATGTTTTTCCCTTATCTTGTTCACACCCTCGTTTAATGTTGTACCAAGAGCAGCAATGCCAGGAACTAGTACCTCATAGTATAATTCTTTAATGTCCACACCAGCTTGGTTTTCATAAATCATATCTGCCGCAGAACCACCCTTGTCGGGAACATCAGCTTTAGTTTCGGAACAACCAACACTATCAGCTGGAGCTGAAACATGTTCAATTTTGGCAGAACCACCACTGTCAACTCCTGGAGCTGAAACATGTTCAGTTTCCTGATTGGTTTGTTGTCCAGTTTGTTTACGAAACTTCAAAAAGCTGTCATGTAATGTGAGCttcagaaaaataaatagaaacacATTCCAGCCACTTCTTACCAAGtccttttcaaatttcaatacatTATTCAGTGTCAAATCCTCGGTTAACTCTTGGATAGGTAAGTATTTAGGCTTGGCAACGAATTCACCAAGAGGACCCGATAGGTGATAGTCAGCTGCTTCCACTAGATTTAAAAAAGactttgttttcttcattccaTGCTTAATGATATCAATCAAACAATAatcattattaaaatatttccaTAAGTATTCCCATAATCTTTTTTTGCTCACTTTTAACTCCTGACTTGAATCTTTCAGATAACTGCACAAATAACAGGTGTCATTTTGCTGCTAATTTAagtaaaattcataaaattaataacATGTTATATACCTCTCCCAATCAGGAGAACGTGATTCCTTTTCTACGTAGGTTGTATGAGATGCAAACAGTTTAGAAAATGACTTGTCAATCACTTTCTTCTTGATCCAATAGAGTTGTAGGCGGAATTGCCTGTGCAAAGAATGGAAAGATGTCTCCTCCCGGTCAGGGCCGTAGCTGTACATCAAAAAACAACAACAGAACAGAACAAATTATTCAATGGGTGTACGTTTAGAGTTTATTCGTACTAACTTAAATTAGTCTCAAACTTACGGCAATAACTGAAGCTGAACCCGCAGAAGAATATTCCCGTTCGAATCAAAGAAACCGTTTCCAGGTTGACCAACTTGGTTGTGCCAAAATTTAAGCTTACCAGATTTAGTAGGAGAACCTTTGTCGAATAAAACTAATTTATTCGGGTCACGGTGGTTAACGGCGAAAATGAGAGCTTCGGCGATTCTTGCCTTCTTCAATATACTTTTCTCCTCAAACATTGTTCACTGACCAAGACAGAGCAATGGCTAAAGCGCTAGCTGAGGTGATGCCGGAGACTCGACATGGGTTATGTACATGGCATTTGATGCAAAATGGAATTAAAAATCTTGGACCAAAATTATTGAAAAGAGGAAATCATTTCATGTCTAGCTTTGCAAAATGCATGTATGAATATGAACAAGAAGTGAAGTTTGAGTTAGCTTGGAGTAAGTTAGTTGCTGATTTTGATGTCTTTGAAGAAAATTGGGTGAAGACAATGTATGCTCTAAAGGAAAAATGGGCAGCATGCTACATGAAGGAAGTAATCACTTTAGGAATGCGAAGCACTCAACTTAGTGAGAGTTTGAATTCCAATTTTAAGGCTTACATGAAGCCGAACATCAATATTATCCAATTCTTCAATCACTTTGAAAGTGTTGTTGAGGAGAAGCGTTATAATGAGTTAGTTAGTGAATACGAGTCTCGACACAAACTACCAAAGCTAAGGTATAACTATTCATCAATTCTGATGCAACTTGCACAAATATACACTCCTACAGTTTTTGAGGTATTTCATGAagaattttcattattttttgctACTTGCATACGAGAAAGAAATGTATCTCAATTTCCTTTTGAATATGTTATCACCTCAATCAATGATGAAGGAGAGTGGAGAGTGTTATTTGATCCTATACAAATCTCCATATCATGCAATTGTAGAAAGTTTGAGACTTTTGGAATACTTTGTTGTCATGCTTTGAAGGTGTTTGAGGCAAATGATGTTAAATTTGTCTCTGAGAAATACATTCTAAAGAGGTGGACAAAGGATGCACGAAGTGGTATAATACATGACATACATGCTAATGAAGTTGTGGAAAATCCCAAACTATCTATTGCACAACGATATAGACAACTTTGCTCCATTATGATTAAATTTGTTGCTGACGTGTCCTCTTCTGAGAGTTTATCTCAGCTTGCAAAAGAAGGATTGCAGGACTTATATAAGAAGGTGATGGATGCTCGGTTAAAAGAAAATTCAACATGTAATGATCAAGGTGATGTTCCAATACCAACGACAGTGTATGTCACAGAAGCAAGCGGGTTCAAGCAACGACCTGGgttaaaaagacaaaaaagatTAAAGAGCTGCCTTGAACTTTCGCGCCAGAAAAAAAGGCAAAAACCAACTATAAAACCTTCTTCAACGCAACAATCTAATGTATACAAGTTTATGATACTAGCAACATTACTTTGCCTTTTTGTGGATTTATTATGtcttaattttcattttcattgaagGGTATCAAATCTCTAAGTCAAGTAGAATGTACAAGTACAACAGCTAGTTTGGCACATCCTACATATTCTTACTCTCAAACTACAAGACATTTGCCAACTCAACAATTTGTGGTAAACTAGTTTTATGGTAACATGCAAATAGTTTGGCACATCCTGTATATGCTttatttatgagtttaattttttatgtttattgaaGGATATTGAATCTCCAAGTCAAATGGAATGTGCAACATCTAGTTTGGAACATCCAGCATATGTGCTCTCTCAAACCACTGAAAATCAATTTAGCTTCACTGAGTTATTGATGGTAAGATCTCTAATTAATGGTTTAAAAAATTGTCTCTATATGTAGCTTATGATAATAACCTCTTTTACTTTTGTATTGTAGGAGTCACATGTAGATAAATGAATATCAGTCAAGGTTACAAATCTCAATGGAAAGATCATATCAGACCAATATTTTCATTTTGGATTTTGTTTTGTAATGTGTTTATTGTAGAATAGAAATCACATTAGCCCACAAACTTGAATATGTATGCTTACTGTTACTATAACAGAGCATCTTTTGAACAATGAGTTTATTGTGGTGCTTCATATATATTTGCAAACTCAATATGAAATTAAAGGTCATTATAATTAGTTCTTCAAACTCAAATTATGATTAATTACAATCTAGAAACAATATAGAAGTTTTACTTcacttgttttaaaaaaaaaaaaatatacaacgCTTGCTTCACCATGACAAATTCACCTCCAGCCCTTGACAACTAAAACCCAAAGAAAATAAATCGTGTGATGTCAAAATAGTCGCACCACTGGCTTGATAGTTGATACAGTGAAATTATTACTATTTGGTTgcttttttctatttatttattttctgattCTTTTCCTTTGACTTTATTGGTATGTTATTTTTATAAAGATGTGTGGTTGTAAGTTGTTAAAAGATATATGTGGTGGGTATTAAATTGACTGCAGTGACTGCACACTCAAAGTGAATTCACTGAATCCATATCCGGGTTTGGGCCAAGTTAAAACTATTATTCAAAACTAAAAAGTAcaaagtttttataataaaaaattattaaaggaTTAAAACTAATTGTAGTTGTTAAAATAGTTAAGTTGGGTataatttcattaaataaaagtatattattggaaaagaaattaaatgttACATTGATATTCTAAAagtgataatttattttgagatagagaaaaaaaatgctaaagTGACAATTAAAATGTGACGGGGTAGATAAGTTAACGACTGacacataatatattttatattcgCTTTCATCCATGCAAGAAACCGCGCTATACTCACCTTTTAGATGAAATGTTAAACTGAAAACCAACGATTATTGATATCAAAAGTAAATATTCTTTAAATTGACTCTGACTAGGACAAACATCAACAATCATAATAATGTTGAATTTTATCAATACATTCTTCATCACCAGTTTGCAAGGAATAAATGACTTTGTTTACACCCTTAGTTACGTGCTTAAACAAATACTTGATACAATTTGAGCTTGATACTTCATGATGACGATTAGGTTATATATATGGACCAACACTTCAATTGTCCAACTTGACATCATTTTTCACAACAATAACACCTGCACCTCGACGCCTATATACATGATAACCATTATCATTGAAAGACATCCAACTTACAAACTTTTTTAGGATAAAACTTTGAACAACGACGATACTTGGAGCAATTAGAATTAGGTCTTGCAAACCCATAAGGTCCATGAATTATGAAACTTGTCACTACATAAAATAATTTCAGAAAGAACTATTTGATCAGGTAACTCGGAGAATATTACTAAATTAATAGACTCATGGATTCAAGTTGTGTATTGCCTCATAGAGTAG
This portion of the Trifolium pratense cultivar HEN17-A07 linkage group LG3, ARS_RC_1.1, whole genome shotgun sequence genome encodes:
- the LOC123918926 gene encoding protein FAR-RED IMPAIRED RESPONSE 1-like; its protein translation is MAKALAEVMPETRHGLCTWHLMQNGIKNLGPKLLKRGNHFMSSFAKCMYEYEQEVKFELAWSKLVADFDVFEENWVKTMYALKEKWAACYMKEVITLGMRSTQLSESLNSNFKAYMKPNINIIQFFNHFESVVEEKRYNELVSEYESRHKLPKLRYNYSSILMQLAQIYTPTVFEVFHEEFSLFFATCIRERNVSQFPFEYVITSINDEGEWRVLFDPIQISISCNCRKFETFGILCCHALKVFEANDVKFVSEKYILKRWTKDARSGIIHDIHANEVVENPKLSIAQRYRQLCSIMIKFVADVSSSESLSQLAKEGLQDLYKKVMDARLKENSTCNDQGDVPIPTTVYVTEASGFKQRPGLKRQKRLKSCLELSRQKKRQKPTIKPSSTQQSNGIKSLSQVECTSTTASLAHPTYSYSQTTRHLPTQQFVDIESPSQMECATSSLEHPAYVLSQTTENQFSFTELLMESHVDK
- the LOC123915222 gene encoding uncharacterized protein LOC123915222, whose translation is MFEEKSILKKARIAEALIFAVNHRDPNKLVLFDKGSPTKSGKLKFWHNQVGQPGNGFFDSNGNILLRVQLQLLPYGPDREETSFHSLHRQFRLQLYWIKKKVIDKSFSKLFASHTTYVEKESRSPDWESYLKDSSQELKVSKKRLWEYLWKYFNNDYCLIDIIKHGMKKTKSFLNLVEAADYHLSGPLGEFVAKPKYLPIQELTEDLTLNNVLKFEKDLVRSGWNVFLFIFLKLTLHDSFLKFRKQTGQQTNQETEHVSAPGVDSGGSAKIEHVSAPADSVGCSETKADVPDKGGSAADMIYENQAGVDIKELYYEVLVPGIAALGTTLNEGVNKIREKHHFTREVSVMVDSLFTNVQENALEVFNQEVNNSRIDDHKFDVQSIKFKPKPTAKIKDDTELEAEARRIGRLGEKYAYEYYKDRYNNVLWVNEDDEVFQPFDLTGFDKKNNSKFFIEAKATIHKRKKWFHISPAEYHWAMKKQSNYIIAHVYIDEKEGAEPKFTVTEFINPTGRNSLLKLCMRYK
- the LOC123918925 gene encoding uncharacterized protein LOC123918925 isoform X1, which codes for MEPEYDAELNYQKFNKFIRQHKESLKDERVLEANIDEAITFYGDDEVTLRPETKVNSYSITIADQTEWDHCHWTSGAKYEMTFELIEEKSILKKARIAEALIFAVNHRDPNKLVLFDKGSPTKSGKLKFWHNQVGQPGNGFFDSNGNILLRVQLQLLPYGPDREETSFHSLHRQFRLQLYWIKKKVIDKSFSKLFASHTTYVEKESRSADWESYLKDSSQELKVSKKRLWEYLWKYFNNDYCLIDIIKHGMKKTKSFLNLVEAADYHLSGPLGEFVAKPKYLPIQELTEDLTLNNVLKFEKDLVRSGWNVFLFIFLKLTLHDSFLKFRKQTGQQTNQETEHVPAPGVDSGGSAKIEHVSAPADSVGCSETKADVPDKGGSAADMIYENQAGVDIKELYYEVLVPGIAALGTTLNEGVNKIREKHHFTREVSVMVDSLFTNVQENALEVFNQEVNNSRIDDHKFDVQSIKFKPKPTAKIKDDTELEAEARRIGRLGEKYAYEYYKDRYNNVLWVNEDDEVFQPFDLTGFDKKNNSKFFIEAKATIHKRKKWFHISPAEYHWAMKKQSNYIIAHVYIDEKEGAEPKFTVTEFINPTGRNSLLKLCMRYK
- the LOC123918925 gene encoding uncharacterized protein LOC123918925 isoform X2, with translation MTFELIEEKSILKKARIAEALIFAVNHRDPNKLVLFDKGSPTKSGKLKFWHNQVGQPGNGFFDSNGNILLRVQLQLLPYGPDREETSFHSLHRQFRLQLYWIKKKVIDKSFSKLFASHTTYVEKESRSADWESYLKDSSQELKVSKKRLWEYLWKYFNNDYCLIDIIKHGMKKTKSFLNLVEAADYHLSGPLGEFVAKPKYLPIQELTEDLTLNNVLKFEKDLVRSGWNVFLFIFLKLTLHDSFLKFRKQTGQQTNQETEHVPAPGVDSGGSAKIEHVSAPADSVGCSETKADVPDKGGSAADMIYENQAGVDIKELYYEVLVPGIAALGTTLNEGVNKIREKHHFTREVSVMVDSLFTNVQENALEVFNQEVNNSRIDDHKFDVQSIKFKPKPTAKIKDDTELEAEARRIGRLGEKYAYEYYKDRYNNVLWVNEDDEVFQPFDLTGFDKKNNSKFFIEAKATIHKRKKWFHISPAEYHWAMKKQSNYIIAHVYIDEKEGAEPKFTVTEFINPTGRNSLLKLCMRYK